A single region of the Halorubrum depositum genome encodes:
- a CDS encoding tyrosine-type recombinase/integrase, with protein MPDIRKQIRNLQDRIETSSDIKEEDREVLLAFSDRLDLLKSEYTDHRHNKLLRHCTIMAEEVGGLAEALEDRSTTEDIVRWINRNYDNENTNSDYRTALRVFGKRVTEDEGYPPGIEWIPSGTSNSYNPVPDPSNMLDWNEDVVPMIEATRNTRDAALIAMAFDSGARSGELQDLTVGDVSDHEHGLMIRVDGKTGQRSVSLVPSVPYVQRWMTDHPAPDDPGAPLWSKLSKPEGLSYRQFKNCFEDSADRAGVNKPVTPTNFRKSNATYLARQGMSQARIEDRQGRKRGSDATAHYIARFGGEADSEYARIHGMEVEEEEPDPIGPVECPRCHERTPREHATCVWCNQPLEYGALGSIEEEEREVREAVFSFVKDNNELLDDLEQSRAFSELVDDHPELVEDAREFAEALSEE; from the coding sequence ATGCCAGATATCAGGAAGCAAATCAGAAATCTCCAAGACAGAATTGAGACGTCTAGTGACATCAAAGAGGAAGATAGGGAGGTATTGCTCGCGTTCAGTGACCGCCTCGACCTCCTGAAATCGGAGTATACCGACCACCGGCACAACAAACTTCTCAGGCACTGCACGATCATGGCCGAGGAAGTTGGTGGACTCGCTGAAGCGCTTGAGGATCGGTCCACGACGGAAGACATCGTTCGGTGGATCAACCGCAATTACGACAACGAGAACACCAACTCGGACTACCGAACTGCCCTCCGTGTTTTCGGGAAACGCGTTACTGAAGACGAAGGATATCCCCCTGGCATCGAATGGATTCCGTCCGGGACCTCGAACAGTTACAACCCCGTTCCCGATCCCTCGAATATGCTCGACTGGAACGAAGACGTCGTTCCAATGATCGAGGCGACGCGAAACACCCGTGACGCCGCACTCATCGCGATGGCGTTCGACTCCGGGGCCCGGAGCGGGGAACTTCAGGACCTTACTGTCGGCGACGTGAGCGACCACGAGCACGGACTCATGATCCGAGTCGACGGGAAAACCGGACAGCGGTCCGTCTCCCTCGTGCCGAGCGTGCCGTACGTCCAGCGGTGGATGACCGACCATCCGGCACCGGACGATCCCGGTGCTCCCCTTTGGTCGAAGCTGTCGAAGCCAGAAGGGCTCAGCTATCGGCAGTTCAAAAACTGCTTCGAGGACTCTGCCGACCGTGCGGGCGTCAATAAGCCTGTCACTCCGACCAACTTCCGGAAGTCGAACGCCACCTACCTCGCCCGCCAAGGGATGAGTCAGGCCCGTATCGAGGATCGACAGGGACGGAAACGGGGAAGCGACGCGACGGCCCACTACATCGCCCGGTTCGGAGGGGAGGCTGACTCCGAATACGCGCGAATACACGGAATGGAGGTCGAAGAAGAGGAACCCGACCCCATCGGACCGGTGGAGTGTCCGCGCTGTCACGAACGGACCCCCCGGGAGCATGCGACGTGTGTCTGGTGTAACCAGCCGCTCGAATACGGAGCTCTCGGATCGATCGAGGAAGAGGAGCGGGAGGTTCGGGAAGCCGTCTTCAGTTTCGTCAAAGACAACAACGAACTCCTCGACGACCTCGAACAGTCCCGTGCGTTCTCCGAGCTCGTCGACGACCATCCCGAACTTGTCGAAGACGCTCGTGAGTTCGCAGAGGCGCTCTCGGAAGAATAG
- a CDS encoding DUF7342 family protein — protein MEPSEEVVTNIRDSWEGDNDAFGRVYEAILGISEYTGHNDIAEIARCAPNTAKKHLNRLNQMGIAECQSSHWSLAFRRNDAYLEWREVTQISEEHSVQDLAERVRELETKESELQEEFGVEGPDTASVYASNSDRSTHELMQAIGTWDGIQRDIRLYEAARQLQQNDGRLISAFVEIPSDDHAPAESQ, from the coding sequence ATGGAACCATCAGAGGAGGTTGTCACCAACATCCGCGATTCATGGGAAGGAGACAACGATGCATTTGGACGGGTTTACGAAGCGATTCTAGGTATTTCTGAATATACAGGACACAATGATATTGCCGAGATTGCCAGATGTGCCCCTAATACCGCAAAGAAGCATTTGAACCGTCTGAATCAGATGGGAATCGCAGAATGCCAAAGTTCGCACTGGTCTCTCGCGTTCCGGCGGAACGATGCATATCTGGAATGGCGAGAGGTAACCCAGATTTCGGAAGAACATTCCGTTCAAGACCTCGCTGAGCGGGTTCGTGAGCTAGAAACGAAAGAATCCGAGCTGCAAGAGGAGTTCGGTGTCGAAGGGCCAGATACTGCCTCAGTATACGCGTCTAACAGTGATCGATCGACACACGAACTGATGCAGGCAATCGGTACCTGGGACGGTATCCAACGGGATATCCGCCTTTACGAGGCAGCACGTCAACTCCAGCAGAATGATGGGCGCCTGATATCAGCGTTTGTTGAGATCCCCTCCGATGACCATGCACCGGCTGAGTCGCAATAA
- a CDS encoding metallophosphoesterase family protein, whose amino-acid sequence MRIGLVSDVHSNSPALESVFEELERLGVDRTLCAGDLLGYNAFPNKTLNQLIENNVTAIRGNHDEAIVTETPSNFNIPAKRAVDWTRRQLSDEEKQYLKDLPNKRRMSIDGKDVVVAHGSPTNPVNQYVFEEDVTPSALDHWFSSKPDIVVLGHIHRQFTKSINDVKVVNPGSVGQPRDGDSRSGFAVWNTEEGSIDLHRTEYNIDKAARRTRAVLPRELGDRLSEGL is encoded by the coding sequence ATGAGAATCGGCCTGGTTTCTGATGTTCACTCTAATTCGCCTGCTCTGGAGTCCGTATTTGAGGAACTAGAAAGACTGGGAGTTGACCGAACACTCTGTGCAGGAGATCTTTTAGGATATAATGCATTTCCAAACAAAACCCTCAATCAATTAATTGAGAATAATGTAACCGCTATCCGAGGAAATCATGATGAGGCTATAGTTACTGAGACCCCCTCAAATTTCAATATTCCAGCAAAGCGCGCTGTCGATTGGACTCGGCGACAGTTGTCTGATGAGGAGAAACAATATCTAAAGGATTTGCCGAACAAGCGACGAATGAGTATAGATGGCAAGGATGTAGTCGTAGCACACGGGTCCCCTACGAACCCGGTAAATCAATATGTGTTTGAGGAAGATGTGACTCCATCTGCATTAGACCACTGGTTTTCCTCAAAGCCAGATATAGTGGTCTTGGGACATATTCACCGACAATTCACAAAATCAATTAATGATGTGAAAGTGGTAAACCCTGGAAGTGTAGGCCAACCTAGAGACGGAGACAGTAGATCTGGGTTCGCGGTTTGGAATACGGAAGAGGGTTCTATTGATTTACACCGGACAGAATATAATATTGACAAAGCTGCTCGACGGACTCGTGCAGTTCTACCACGCGAATTAGGTGATAGGCTGAGCGAGGGTTTATAG